In Actinomadura luteofluorescens, the sequence AGACCGAGGAGGGGCCGGACGGCGAGTGGATCGTGCGGTCGATCTCCGGGGCCGGGGCGGCCAAGCCGTACCGCTGCCCGGGATGCGACCAGGAGATCGCGCCGGGCGTCGGCCACGTCGTCGCGTGGCGGGCCGGTGACGGCGGCGACGACCGGCGGCACTGGCACCGGCCCTGCTGGCAGGCCCGGAACCGCCGGACGCCGCGCGTCCTGCGGTCGCGCAACGCCCCGCGCTACTGACGACCGGCGTCCGGAGCGCGGCGGACGCCGCCCGGCCGAACGAGAGACGGAGAGATCGATGGCGGAGATCAGGGCGGCCTCGGTGCTGCCGGCGCGGCGCGAGGACATCACGCTGCACACGTCCGACGGCCTGGAGCTGGTCGGTGAGCTGGCGCTGCCGCCGGAGCGGCCGCCGGTGGCGACGCTGGTCTGCCTG encodes:
- a CDS encoding ATP/GTP-binding protein, producing the protein MSPRKNRRAASGRPARGGGASWAQETEEGPDGEWIVRSISGAGAAKPYRCPGCDQEIAPGVGHVVAWRAGDGGDDRRHWHRPCWQARNRRTPRVLRSRNAPRY